Proteins from a single region of Candidatus Parvarchaeota archaeon:
- a CDS encoding 30S ribosomal protein S27e produces MSKFLRVKCECGNEQNIFGNATSEVNCLVCGSLIAKPTGARVRIVGGKIVKVM; encoded by the coding sequence ATGAGCAAGTTTTTGAGGGTAAAGTGCGAATGCGGGAACGAGCAGAACATCTTTGGGAACGCAACAAGCGAAGTCAACTGCCTTGTTTGCGGAAGCCTGATTGCAAAGCCGACTGGCGCCAGGGTGCGCATAGTAGGCGGCAAGATTGTCAAAGTCATGTAG